Proteins encoded in a region of the Populus nigra chromosome 3, ddPopNigr1.1, whole genome shotgun sequence genome:
- the LOC133688061 gene encoding uncharacterized protein LOC133688061, translating into MQPYQSSRVDLVELRTQIVKKVGVERSKKYFYYLNRFLSQKLCKSEFDKLCFRFLGRENLPLHNNLIRSILKNACQVKTPPPSYEAGPTKSPIQASKSSPVREDGHEQIGPLIPNQSVPIRPNGILPVSPKKVRSVTRDQKLRDRPSSLGPNGKVECISHRSIGAEDNGSKFVVENGELAPCDYQRPVQHLPTVAEQPENEREGSAQRPIERPRTQNKDQTAFVEDRDEVEQANHLSFSRSPLLAPLGIPNCSASMGGARKAMPVASSGDFVSYYDSGGLSDTEMLRKRMEQIADAQGLGGVTTECANTLNKMLDVYLKRLIQSCVKLVGAQSLRDPRKYTVHKQQVQNKVVNGMWPSNHLHMQSSSGPVEGVQEQRPHSSISMLDFKVAMELNPQQLGEDWPLLLEKICMQSFED; encoded by the coding sequence ATGCAACCTTATCAGAGCTCCAGAGTTGATTTGGTTGAATTGAGAACTCAGATAGTGAAGAAGGTTGGAGTTGAGAGATCAAAGAAGTATTTTTACTACCTGAATCGATTTTTGAGTCAGAAGCTGTGTAAGAGTGAGTTTGATAAGTTGTGTTTTCGCTTTCTTGGAAGGGAGAATCTACCACTGCACAATAATCTTATACgttcaatattgaagaatgcCTGTCAAGTGAAGACGCCGCCACCAAGTTATGAGGCGGGTCCCACAaaatctccgattcaagcttcAAAAAGCTCTCCTGTTAGAGAAGATGGGCATGAACAAATCGGGCCCCTTATTCCAAATCAAAGCGTGCCCATTCGGCCTAATGGGATCTTACCAGTGTCCCCAAAAAAGGTTAGGTCAGTGACACGTGATCAGAAGCTCAGAGATAGACCTAGTTCACTTGGACCCAATGGGAAAGTCGAATGTATCTCACATCGATCAATTGGTGCAGAAGATAATGGAAGTAAATTTGTAGTGGAAAATGGGGAATTGGCTCCTTGTGATTATCAGAGACCAGTGCAGCATCTTCCAACAGTTGCTGAACAACCTGAGAATGAAAGGGAGGGTTCAGCTCAACGGCCCATTGAAAGACCAAGGACACAGAACAAAGATCAGACTGCTTTTGTGGAAGATAGAGATGAGGTGGAGCAGGCAAACCACCTGAGCTTCTCTAGAAGTCCTCTACTTGCACCATTAGGGATTCCAAATTGTTCAGCTAGCATGGGTGGGGCCCGCAAAGCTATGCCAGTTGCAAGCAGTGGTGATTTCGTTAGCTATTATGACAGTGGTGGATTGTCTGATACAGAGATGCTGAGGAAACGCATGGAGCAGATTGCAGATGCGCAAGGTCTTGGAGGGGTCACGACAGAATGTGCAAACACGTTGAATAAGATGCTGGATGTGTACTTAAAGAGGTTGATCCAGTCATGCGTCAAGTTAGTAGGAGCACAGTCTCTGCGTGATCCAAGAAAGTACACTGTTCACAAGCAGCAGGTACAGAACAAGGTTGTCAATGGCATGTGGCCAAGTAATCACTTGCATATGCAGAGTAGCAGTGGTCCTGTTGAGGGTGTGCAGGAGCAGAGGCCACATAGTTCAATATCTATGCTTGATTTCAAAGTTGCCATGGAGCTAAATCCACAGCAACTCGGTGAAGATTGGCCATTGCTGCTGGAGAAAATATGTATGCAGTCATTTGAGGATTGA
- the LOC133690153 gene encoding E3 ubiquitin-protein ligase MBR2-like, which produces MDDNSCKRTGDGSLVSRKGSAHVLRDSANNRDQKAQFCNRIGCSGRLNSSKGAQISSEKAKSSRPRPLFSSSAGGKETIGSSSRTCSVITKPRNSLQEPRKKFSSRLEADSSETGSVQDEPEGIPSSGRIKLDISPSDGAGSSDITSMEVGSCGISTNTRSRRNFHQKSGFVNPETVVGSPVSLASKSTIQGTRVNASRYGLKNPRCNTVSDAASSGSSSSDSNLSRRKDIVRKRVCDVESSFSARGKKMIGSSLEGRSASSSPGISISDSRRSRTGPLNRDSSAASVRTRRPLSGYARARFSNQGGGNNLSANEIPLMSQPDISLDLNAPSSSHQFSMEASLSRPSSYSRPGSRSYSRPGSRSASLQGITPSSPAEASNARSIMNRESFRHHNMDGIAEVLLALERIEQDEEPTYEQLLVLETNLVLNGLNFYDLHREMRLDIDNMSYEELLALEERMGTVSTALTEEAFSECLKTSIYEPTPMEDATTNLEGDKDDIRCSICQEEYADGDEVGRLPCEHRYHVACIHQWLSLKNWCPICKTSAAPSSSSSSPLPSL; this is translated from the exons atgGATGACAATTCTTGTAAGAGAACTGGTGATGGATCCCTTGTCTCTAGAAAGGGATCTGCCCATGTTTTGAGAGATTCTGCTAATAACAGAGATCAAAAAGCTCAATTTTGCAACCGAATTGGATGCAGTGGCAGACTGAACTCTAGTAAAGGTGCTCAAATCAGTTCAGAAAAAGCCAAATCTTCAAGGCCAAGACCGTTATTTTCATCTTCCGCAGGTGGCAAGGAAACAATTGGAAGCTCGTCTAGGACTTGCTCTGTAATCACCAAGCCTAGAAACTCCTTACAGGAGCCTCGGAAAAAGTTTTCTTCTCGACTAGAAGCAGATTCCTCTGAAACTGGGAGTGTTCAGGATGAGCCTGAAGGGATACCATCTTCTGGAAGGATTAAACTAGACATTTCCCCATCTGATGGAGCTGGTTCAAGTGACATCACCTCAATGGAAGTTGGAAGCTGCGGTATATCAACAAATACAAGATCTCGTAGGAATTTTCATCAGAAATCAGGATTCGTAAACCCTGAGACTGTAGTGGGCTCACCTGTTTCTTTGGCATCTAAAAGCACAATCCAGGGGACGCGTGTGAATGCCAGCAGGTATGGTCTCAAAAATCCTAGATGCAACACAGTATCTGATGCTGCCTCTTCAGGTTCTTCATCGTCAGATTCAAATCTAAGTAGAAGGAAAGACATTGTCAGAAAGAGAGTTTGTGATGTAGAAAGTAGTTTCTCTGCCAGAGGGAAGAAGATGATCGGATCATCATTAGAAGGGCGGAGTGCTAGTTCAAGTCCTGGTATCTCCATTTCTGATTCAAGGCGATCCAGAACTGGACCTTTGAACAGGGATAGCAGCGCAGCATCAGTTAGGACTCGAAGACCACTCAGTGGCTACGCAAGGGCAAGGTTTTCCAACCAAGGAGGTGGAAACAATTTATCAGCAAATGAGATCCCACTAATGTCTCAACCTGATATATCCCTGGATTTGAATGCTCCTAGTTCATCACACCAGTTCTCTATGGAAGCCTCTTTAAGTCGCCCAAGTTCTTATAGTCGACCTGGCAGTAGAAGTTATAGTCGACCTGGCAGTAGAAGTGCGAGTTTACAGGGTATTACGCCATCCAGTCCAGCAGAAGCTAGTAATGCCCGATCTATAATGAATCGAGAGAGCTTCCGGCACCACAACATGGATGGAATTGCTGAG GTATTATTGGCACTTGAGAGGATTGAACAAGATGAAGAGCCAACATACGAG CAATTGCTTGTTTTGGAgaccaatttggtccttaatgGACTGAACTTCTATGATCTACACAGAGAGATGAGACTGGATATTGACAATATGTCGTATGAG GAGTTATTAGCTCTTGAAGAGAGAATGGGTACTGTGAGCACGGCACTAACAGAGGAAGCATTTTCAGAATGCCTCAAGACTAGCATTTATGAGCCCACTCCTATGGAGGATGCGACTACCAACCTTGAAGGGGATAAAGATGACATCAGATGCAGCATCTGTCAG GAAGAGTATGCTGACGGAGATGAAGTGGGAAGGTTACCATGTGAGCATAGATATCATGTGGCCTGCATACATCAATGGCTAAGTCTGAAAAATTGGTGCCCTATTTGCAAGACATCAGCAGCTCCCTCCTCCTCATCCTCGTCACCACTGCCATCATTGTAA